A DNA window from Setaria viridis chromosome 2, Setaria_viridis_v4.0, whole genome shotgun sequence contains the following coding sequences:
- the LOC117842987 gene encoding FBD-associated F-box protein At5g60610, with the protein MGRIGLGHDKHAWAPQEARSAHRTCKAANPARVSSVGGGGGGSGLGLDRISDLPDDLRRKIVSRLPIKDAVRTSALSTHWRHFWRSVPLVLCDAHIPRTKHFSPYTAITSVLTQHPGPFRAVHLSRWSMRMYPNLQQVEWARLLPEKGVEDLTFVNFPNWQRLAADASLRLPVDILRCTKISRLRLGFWTFPGTTVADLPRGPNVFPNLLELGLHHIAIDTECIDYMMECSPELKVFTIVANTNGRASIKIRSQNIVQVVFWASISKDLDVRGAPSLDRLILWNGSSVGMFCSLINLSLASTLRVVGYLEPRIHKLKVADIVIKVLLNSSSCLLQMFAVPLILSLHTKFQAGTRPSPLTVIPSVKILALKLRFAVRKEAEMFLSFMRCFPNVETLHIVSDEADRCKGKQTLQFWRNADPVECTRSQVKEIVFNNFRGYNSELSFLQFVLESAHVLKKMRIVLAGGEPNHITELVNKLKPLDSARHAIEDVLLEIVEGDGGDVWCFRQASDPFVIDPFSY; encoded by the exons ATGGGTCGAATTGGACTCGGACACGACAAACACGCATGGGCCCCGCAAGAAGCCCGCTCGGCCCATAGAACTTGCAAAGCAGCAAACCCGGCTCGGGTGTCAtcggttggcggcggcggcggcggcagtggactAGGGCTT GACCGCATCAGCGACCTCCCCGACGACCTCCGCCGGAAAATCGTCTCCCGCCTCCCCATCAAGGACGCCGTGCGCACATCCGCGCTCTCCACCCACTGGCGCCATTTCTGGCGCTCCGTGCCGCTTGTCCTCTGCGACGCCCACATCCCACGCACCAAGCATTTCTCTCCCTACACTGCCATCACCAGCGTCCTCACGCAACACCCCGGGCCCTTCCGCGCCGTCCACCTCTCGCGCTGGTCGATGCGGATGTACCCCAACTTGCAGCAAGTTGAGTgggcccgcctcctccccgagAAGGGCGTCGAAGACCTCACCTTCGTCAACTTCCCGAATTGGCAACGTCTCGCCGCTGACGCGAGCCTGCGCCTCCCCGTCGACATCCTCCGCTGCACCAAAAtaagccgcctccgcctcggcttCTGGACGTTTCCTGGCACCACCGTGGCCGATCTCCCTCGCGGGCCCAATGTCTTCCCCAACCTCCTGGAGCTCGGACTCCACCACATCGCCATCGACACTGAATGCATCGATTACATGATGGAATGTAGCCCCGAGCTCAAGGTGTTCACGATCGTTGCCAACACCAACGGCCGTGCAAGCATCAAAATCCGCAGCCAGAACATTGTTCAGGTCGTCTTCTGGGCGTCCATCAGCAAGGACCTTGATGTGCGTGGCGCCCCTTCCCTCGATCGGCTGATCCTGTGGAACGGGAGCTCTGTTGGCATGTTCTGTTCGCTTATCAACTTATCTTTGGCTTCGACTCTTAGGGTGGTTGGATACCTTGAGCCAAGGATTCACAAACTGAAAGTTGCCGACATCGTCATCAAGGTCTTACTCAATTCCTCTTCTTGTCTTCTTCAAATGTTTGCAGTACCATTGATCTTGTCCTTGCACACTAAATTTCAGGCTGGAACAAGGCCAAGTCCTCTCACAGTGATTCCAAGTGTCAAGATATTGGCTTTGAAACTGCGGTTTGCAGTTCGCAAGGAAGCTGAAATGTTTTTGAGTTTCATGAGATGTTTTCCAAATGTTGAAACACTGCACATCGTG TCCGATGAAGCTGATCGCTGCAAGGGAAAACAAACTCTGCAATTTTGGAGGAATGCCGATCCAGTCGAATGCACTCGATCTCAAGTCAAGGAGATCGTGTTCAACAATTTCAGAGGGTATAACAGCGAGTTGTCATTCCTCCAGTTTGTTCTTGAGAGCGCGCACGTGTTGAAGAAAATGCGGATTGTATTGGCCGGTGGTGAACCGAATCATATCACAGAGTTAGTCAACAAGCTGAAACCTCTTGATTCTGCACGTCATGCCATTGAAGATGTTCTGTTGGAGATAGTCGAGGGCGACGGAGGTGATGTGTGGTGCTTCCGCCAAGCATCAGATCCTTTTGTGATTGATCCCTTCAGCTATTAG